A genome region from Oenanthe melanoleuca isolate GR-GAL-2019-014 chromosome 2, OMel1.0, whole genome shotgun sequence includes the following:
- the ZNF438 gene encoding zinc finger protein 438 isoform X4, translating to MLGQQKQETCAGKTVSTDKQKSPSDIIQSFQKKSQFRTIAPKMVPKILTSGVVSCLQSSLPEPMAPISASASKPLVVPAQNYAVMQVAAHKGTFSLLAVPCIAPALTQQVQQSTVAPSENLKLPIPRYQSVRNKLLSDKNPAQISGLSPHKKIPTKALISSQTSPMTALPEDCSKAHSNSDSAEQGMRTDCDSAEIEVVTLVNKSNCVKSGSLLMNKTEIASNNISGPSVVEDSLSKPASTTNPMKPSLHSVKTALETTRESLLTSGKLKEKPTNSANPVAVLSPAVFGSTIQTTPSTPKGKLPILPYSKMKNSMFYESKQNANAMDIPGHSLKSECEKIPSLMETKAFGKQLGVSFTQVPKQAIRENTFSPSSKVDDVDSLKKLNSATSKRRGRKKRAPEDLLAFQAKRRKCIISKFREGRERAKADAQTPEDNKAEAVKKYRSIRPKPVVVVQAFTPLTPAAIGETPSHEQDLLLNGSLSNRCLSSKHSDVTSARSSGLSRNTCSAVPKPLHRCHVCNHTFQFKHHLQDHMNTHTSRRPYNCRICRKAYIHSGSLSTHMKLHHNEGKPKKLVCCEFCAKVFGHAKVYFGHLREVHRVVISTEPSISEQQMHDTLKKRDRNINEAEEATERGNKCNFEDLFHNPRGVKLQVKCGRCQFIAESFGEIKFHLLCCHGEEIQGRVKEGDLQGSRGTKGELVMHTTHMWKQHERRRLAKCSARQEELCTVPKPKRQIKPKRQINFHCQNNVNILPKSVPPQPGGTEASKEMQNVGCGTPRKKIEFRSKAGYNCILCKQLFGRKEDLCDHWQSHHNCEDPSTLWTIFTLVS from the exons ATAAACAGAAATCCCCTTCGGATATAATACAaagttttcagaagaaaagtcAGTTTAGGACCATTGCTCCAAAAATGGTACCAAAAATTTTAACATCTGGAGTCGTTTCTTGCCTTCAGTCATCTTTGCCTGAGCCAATGGCACCAATTTCAGCTTCAGCTTCTAAGCCCCTGGTGGTGCCAGCTCAGAATTATGCTGTCATGCAGGTGGCTGCTCACAAGGGCACATTTTCCCTGTTGGCTGTGCCCTGTATTGCTCCTGCCCTAACTCAGCAAGTTCAGCAGTCAACTGTGGCACCATCAGAAAACCTGAAGCTGCCCATCCCCAGATACCAATCTGTAAGAAATAAATTGCTGAGTGACAAAAACCCAGCACAGATCTCTGGTTTGAGTCCACATAAAAAGATTCCTACCAAAGCACTGATCTCATCACAGACTTCCCCCATGACTGCTCTACCTGAAGACTGTTCTAAAGCTCATTCGAATTCAGATTCAGCTGAGCAAGGTATGAGAACAGACTGTGACTCAGCTGAAATTGAAGTTGTCACATTGGTAAATAAAAGCAATTGTGTGAAATCTGGATCTCTTTTAATGAACAAAACTGAAATTGCTAGCAATAATATTTCTGGACCATCTGTAGTTGAAGACTCTCTATCCAAGCCAGCAAGTACAACTAATCCCATGAAACCAAGTCTACACTCTGTGAAGACAGCGTTGGAAACCACAAGAGAGTCACTCCTGACATCTGGGAAACTAAAGGAAAAACCCACTAATTCTGCAAATCCTGTTGCTGTCTTGTCACCAGCAGTTTTTGGCAGTACGATTCAGACAACTCCATCAACACCAAAAGGCAAACTTCCTATTTTGCCGTACTcgaaaatgaaaaattcaatgTTCTACGAATCTAAGCAGAATGCTAATGCTATGGACATACCTGGTCATTCACTAAAATCTGAATGTGAAAAGATACCATCTTTGATGGAAACCAAAGCATTTGGTAAGCAATTAGGTGTATCATTTACACAAGTCCCCAAACAAGCCATCCGAGAAAATACCTTCTCTCCATCCAGCAAAGTGGATGATGTCGACAGTCTTAAAAAATTGAACAGTGCAACCTCTAAAagaagaggcaggaaaaaaagagctcCAGAAGATTTATTGGCTTTTCAGGCCAAGAGAAGGAAATGCATCATTAGTAAGTTtagagaaggaagagagagggCAAAGGCTGATGCTCAGACACCTGAAGACAATAAAGcagaagcagtgaaaaaatACCGCAGTATCAGACCGAAACCAGTGGTAGTTGTGCAGGCGTTCACACCGCTGACTCCTGCAGCAATCGGAGAGACGCCATCTCACGAGCAAGACTTACTTTTAAATGGTTCACTCTCCAATAGATGTTTAAGTTCCAAGCACAGTGATGTCACATCAGCTAGATCAAGTGGTCTAAGTAGAAATACATGTTCAGCTGTCCCTAAGCCGCTGCACAGATGCCATGTCTGTAACCACACGTTCCAGTTCAAGCACCATCTCCAGGACCACATGAACACGCACACGAGCAGGCGCCCCTACAACTGCAGGATCTGCAGGAAGGCATACATCCACTCTGGGAGCCTGAGCACCCACATGAAGCTTCATCACAACGAAGGCAAACCCAAAAAGCTGGTGTGCTGTGAATTCTGTGCTAAAGTTTTTGGCCATGCCAAAGTGTACTTTGGCCACCTCAGAGAAGTCCACAGGGTTGTTATCAGCACAGAGCCCTCCATTAGTGAGCAACAGATGCATGATACTTTAAAGAAGAGAGACAGGAATATAAACGAGGCAGAAGAAGCTACAGAGAG GGGAAATAAGTGCAATTTTGAGGACCTATTCCATAACCCGAGAGGAGTGAAATTACAGGTCAAATGTGGTCGATGCCAGTTTATTGCAGAGTCTTTTGGTGAAATTAAGTTTCACTTATTGTGTTGTCATGGAGAAGAGATTCAGGGAAGAGTGAAGGAAGGGGATTTGCAAGGAAGCAGAGGAACAAAGGGGGAGCTGGTCATGCATACAACCCACATGTGGAAACAGCACGAGAGACGACGTTTGGCAAAGTGCAGTGCCCGTCAGGAGGAGCTGTGTACTGTTCCAAAACCAAAGAGACAGATAAAACCAAAGAGACAGATAAACTTCCACTGTCAAAATAATGTCAATATTTTACCTAAAAGTGTACCACCTCAGCCAGGAGGTACTGAAGCCTCCAAGGAGATGCAAAATGTGGGGTGTGGtacaccaaggaaaaaaatagaatttcgGTCTAAAGCAGGGTATAACTGCATTTTATGCAAACAGTTATTTGGAAGAAAAGAGGATCTTTGTGATCATTGGCAGAGTCACCATAATTGTGAAGACCCTTCCACTTTATGGACAATTTTTACTTTGGTTTCTTAA